The genomic window ATAAGTTTTTCATACTTCACCATCTTCTACTTCAAAAGAAATTTCAAATCAATTTTCAGTATCCGATTTCAAACTTACTCCAGTATTTGCTCAAAGTTTTTTCACTGCTTTTACCCTATCTCAAAGCTTGCTTTCTCAGTATTCAATTTCATCTTTATTTACACCTGATGCATTTTGAGGCGGCTTTATTACTCAATCCCAGTCTCATTCTGGTTTTATAGCTCAGTCTATATTTAGATAATTGTTGGATTTTTTTGAAGACTCATCCAATTTGGTTCTTACTCCTATTCTTCATAGATCCTCTTTTTCTCCAGTAGCCAGTCCACCCGAGAAAACTACTGATCAAGTATTTGTCCAAAACTCTTTCCTTTCTTTTTCCAAACCAATATCAACTGTTTTATCACTATCTACAATCTCAAACTCTCATGTATATGTTTCATATCATTCAGCTTTGATCTCAAACTCATAACTTCATGCTTCTACATTTTCCAAATCAAAATTGTCATCTCAATCTACTTTTAGATTATATTCTACTTCTTCTGGACTTATATTGAATGTTACTTCATATGTTTCTGGCTCTACTGCTTCTCATTCAAAACTCACTGCTCAATATGTAGCTACATAGCGAGGATTTTGGTTATAATCAATATCAAAATCTTCAAGTTCTATTCAATAATTAATGCTTCATTTTTTTAGCTCATCATTAATTGGTTCATAATTAGTATTATCAATATAGTTTGATACTTCATTATAATCTCTTGTAAAATTGTCACTTTCTTCTACATTTGAATGTAGGCTAAAAGGACTATTAGCAAAAACTGCATTTCATTTAACTATTTGTTCATAATCTGTATTTACTCATCTTATTTGCACAGCTGTAGAATCTGTATTAAATGTATTTCTAAAAATATAAATATCTTTTGGATTATTATTATGATCTGTTACAAATATTCATCATCAATTATTATTTGCAAATATATTATTATAAAATGCTACTGTAGAGTCAGTTTGTACATTCCTATGTCCTGCATGATTATTATAAAACAAGTTATTGTATACCAAATACATATCATCACTACCTGCACCTGATGATGGAAAGTGTCACAATAATAAATTTGGTCTAAATCTACCATCACCTGCATCTTTGAATGTATTATTTCTTATTATTGTTTGTCTTGTGTCTTGTGGCATTCAATCTACATCATCTCTATAATTTTGATGTTTGATTTGCATATTATATCAAGTTGTATCTTTGAAAACATTTCATTCTATCAATCATCACACAAATGCTTCTCAATTTCATGAAGCATCTCAGATGTATATTCAGGTACTTTTATTTTCTATAATATTATCTCTAAGGATCCAATCCCACAAAGCTACATTATTTGTATTCAAAGCTATTCTGTTGGAGTAATTATATATATGAAGTCACTCCAAGACAATATGATGAGAAGCTGAATTTCTTGGCTGTATTGCATCTCACCGCCTACCACTTCCTCCTCAATTCATATCAAAATCTTTCAAAACTACATAAGATGATCATGATATTTGTATAGTGTTTGATCAAGACTTTCTAACAAAAGTTGCAGTTCAATCTTGAGGTCAAGATATTACTATAGGATTTTCTTTTGTTCAATGCATATTTGTAATTCTCAAATTATTAGTATAATTTCAAGGAGTAAGCTCAAGCCAATCGCCAGGCTCCAGATCACTCACCTTATCTGTATAATTTGAAGGATCAGCTTCTATAACATTGAAGTCATCTCTATTTACTCATCCATTATCCCATCATTTAAAATTATAAGAAGATTCTATAATTTCTGTTGTTTTTTCTTTTGCTTGAAAATCAATATTCAAAGTTTCAATATCAGAATATCATCATTTATAGTCATCATAAACAGATACATCCAAAATCATATTATCCAAATCATAACTTCCAACTCAAGACAATTCCAAGCTTGCAGAAATATTACTTTCTAAAGAATCCAAACTCAATATTTTATCTGCAAACACTTGGTCATCATCTACACTTGATTTTAGATGTATTTCCAAAACATCATTATTAGACACATTTTCTAAATCTATATCAACATTTATTTCAGAATCATCATATTTTATTAATTCAGTTGTTGAAATATTGTTTATAGCAATAGATTTATGTTCTTCTTTTATATCTTCTCCATCAAAATCAAAAACTCTAGTAGACTCTCAAAGTTGTACTTGCACTATTTGAGATTGTCATTCTTTATTTCTAGAAGAAATATTAGCATTATTTGTAGTAAATACTTCTCAATCTTCTACTTCATTCAAAACATAAAACACATCATCTCACACCAAAACTCATCTAGATACAGATTTTCATTGTTCTTCTCAATAATTATTTGCAGATAGACTTGTCCATAAGATTCTTTCATTCAAAGTTTCATCAGTCACATACAATATATTATCTGCTCCAATATATTCTCAAAGTCTTTCTCAATTTATTAATAGGAAATCCCTATTTGGACCACAACAAGCAGAAGTTGCCATGAAAACTACATTTCAATCATTATCTATATTAATTTCTCAATACTTTGATCTAAATGTATTTCAGTTTCAGTTTGATAGCCTAGGAACAATAATTTGTCATTGTTTCACTTCTCAATTATTTGTATCTATTCTTCCAAGGTATCAAAGATGAGCTGCACCACTAATCCCCCAAGAAGCATTGTACATATCTCAGCCATTCAAAGTTCCTGTAGTTAAATCTTTTCCATTCCACCTAAAAATAGTATTTCAACCTGCTGACTCACCAGCAAAATACAAATCTCAATTTTGTCAAACTTGTATTCTATATCATCTAGTATCTGCCATATTTTCAGTTGCAGACAATTCATCTCTATTGAAATTCCAAGTATCCCAAATTATTCATTCTTTTCAAATTTCATAAGCAAAAATTACTGCTACTTGCAAATTATTAAATTGTTGATAACCAGTAACATAGATATGATTTTTATCACTATTTATGGCTATATCATTTGCATAAGTTTTACCAAAATATTCTTCATAAATTATTTCTTCATCCTCAAATACTGCAATATTTTTATCATACAAAAGTGCTATTTTTCAGTCATCTCATACAGAAATACGATTTTTTTGTTGTTTGTCATTTCCATAATCATTCACAAGTATGTTTTTATCAGAAACATCAAAAGCCCAGGCTTTATTTCAATCTTCATAAAGATAAAGCTTTTGGGTAGTAAGAATTCAAGTATATTTATTATTTATACTTCACTGCATATATACCAATTCTCCAGTAAGAGATGTTTGATTTTGTAGTTCATAATTTGAATTATACTCAAACAAGTAAGATTGGTCATCCAAATTTCATCAAATCAAAATATCTCAACTTTCCAAGACTGCTCATCATTTAGGATTTTTTGATTCAAGATAAGATGAATAGTCAGTATCAAAATTAGTTGCTATTTGGCCATGTGTATTTTCATCAAAAGTCATTTTTTTAAGAGTTTTTTCATCATTATATCTTATCAAGAAAAATATATCATTTCAAGAAGCCACAGAATCACCTACTCTCAATGAAGTATCTCACAAAGATACAGGAAGTGATTTAGTATAGTCAGGCATTTCAGAAATTCAGTTCTCTAGCTTGAAATATCAACCAAATCTACCATCTACACAATAAGCTATATCAAGTAATGGTCTACATCAAAAAGCATATCAAGATCATCTATTGTACTCTTCCCGTGACGAATCCACCAAAACATGAGATGGAAATCTTCATCAAGTATCCCTTTCTTCCCAAGTACCAGATGTTTCTTCACTGAAAGTATATCAATCCATTTTCAAAACTCTATCACTTGTGATTTGTGTTGCATTTACTGGAGTATATGAATAATAAATTTCTCTGTCATCAGCATTTCAATTCCAACCAAAAGCCATTCATGAATGCTGAGAAACTACTTCTCATCTAAAAACTCTTCTATTATTAGTAATTCTAGTCCATTCTCAATTTTGATAAGCAAAAAGTCACTCATCTCTAGGTGTATAAAAAATTACTCCATCTACTTCACGAAGTCTACCACGAGTTTTCTTGTGAGGAAAATTTAGATCTTCCCATTCTTTGCTCACTGGATCATATGTAAGTAATATTTGATTTCATTTTCTACTAGCTACCAAAAATCTTCATTCTCAAGCTGTAACAGTTTGCATATAAAAATGTGTTTGCAACCTTTCTGCATCACTATACTCTTTTGGATCATATTTTTCTACAATTTCATCAGGCACTCTTTCGGGTCTACTCCATCCAGAATCTATATCCGATAAATTTAAAATATGAGATCTAGAATAAACATAATCATTTCAATCAGTTCATTGGACTATATGAGGATTTTGAGTTGATCAATATGTTGGAGATCAAATTATTTTTTCCCAAGAATTATTATCAAAATCAAACTTATAAAGTCAATTTCAGTCTACACCAGCAACTCATGCATATACATTTCAATCGCTATCTTTTGCTAATCAAGTTACTGAGTTTAGCGCTTCATCTGTGAGTCAATCAGTGATTTCTACCCATTCAGAATTAGCAAAATTTAAAAAGCCAAGTAGGCACAAAAACAAAACTATTTTTTTCATTATTTAAGTTATTGAAAATAAAACTTTGAAAGTTTTGTTTTTGTTTGTTTAAAGAAATTATAGCAAAACCACCACTCAAGTCAATAGCAAAAAACATTGTTTATTAAGAAAACTTCTTAAAAACTATTTTTCAATTTTTTGACAAAATTTATAATTTATGTATACTTACTAATGTAAAAAAAAGCAAAAACAAAATTTAAATAAATATAAACAAAAAAAATATGGCTGAGGAAAACAAAAACAATCAGAACCAAACTTGAACTGAAAACACAGCAAAACAAGATGATGATCTTGATATACAGTTTGATATAGATTTTTCTTCAGGTAATACATGAGATGATAATACCCAATGAGATGAGCTTCAAGATGAAATCAATATTGACGATTTTTCAGATGATTCTATAGAAAACGAAACCGAACAAGATTTAGATATAGACACAGAAATTAATTTTGAAGAATCAGAGTCAGAATCTAAATCTCAACAAGAAGAAATTTCTTTCGATGTTGATTTCTCTGATGAATCCACTCAGGAAACTAAAACTGATGAATCTTCTCAAGAAGAATCTACTAAGACTGAAGACTCTTTCGATGTAGATTTCTCTGATGAGGCTACCCAAGAAACTAAAACTGACGAACCTTCTCAAGAAGAATCTACTAAAGCAGAAGATTCTTTTGATGTTGACTTCTCTGATGAGACTAGTCAGGAAACTAAAACTGACGAATCTTCTCAAGAAGAATCTACTAAAGCAGAAGATTCTTTCGATCTTGATTTCTCTGATGATACTACTCAAGAAACTAAAGCTGACGAATCTTCTCAAGAAGAATCTACTAAAGAAGCAGAAAACTCTTTCGATGTTGATTTCTCTGATGAGGCTACCCAAGAAACTAAAACTGACGAACCTTCTCAAGAAGAATCTACTAAAGAAGCAGAAAACTCTTTCGATGTTGATTTCTCTGATGAGACTAGTCAGGAAACTAAAACTGACGAATCTTCTCAAGAAGAATCTACTAAAGCAGAAGACTCTTTCGATGTAGATTTCTCTGATGAGACTAGTCAGGAAACTAAAACTGACGAATCTTCTCAAGAAGAACCTACTAAAGAAGAAGATTCTTTTGATGTTGATTTCTCTGATGAGACTACTGAAACTAAAACTGATGAATCTTCTCAAGAAGAATCTACTAAGACTGAAGACTCTTTCAATGTTGACTTCTCTGATGAGTCCGCTCAGGAATCTAAAGCTGAAGACTCTTTCAATGTAGATTTCACTGATGAGAGTAAACAAAATATTTCTTCTGAAGAGACTTCTGAACAACTAGAAAGTTCTGAAAATCAAAAACAAAATGAAGTTAATTTTAGTCAACATAATACACAACCACAAGAAGAAGTTTCTGACCTTTGAGAAGCATTATCAGAAGAACAACAAAAACAAGCACAAACTCAAATAGATGATTTTGACATATCCGACTTTGAACCAGACGATATTGATATAGACTCTCAATTTGAAAGCAAAGACACAAAACAAGAAAAAACTTCTTCGACAAATTCTCAAACTCAGGACAACAATCAAACCGAAAAAGCAACACAAAACAAAGATAATGAAAACACTAATTTAGATAACAATCTAGAAATTGACCAAACTCAATACAATAAAGAAGATACAGCCCAACAAAATGAAAACAATCAAACCACACAAGATGAACAAAACAATAATCAAGACCCTTTCAATATTGATAATTTAGATGAACCTCAAAAAGCTGATACTCAGGCTGCCCAAAATAATGAAACCAATAACGAACAAAATAACAACCAAACTTCTTTCAATATTGATGAACTGGATGAAACTGATCAAAAGGAAAGCTCTCAAGCTACTCCTACGCAAGAAGAAACTAATCAACAACAAAATAACATTCAGAGTTCTTTCAATATTGATGAATTAGATGAACCTAATCAAAATAACAATTCTAAATCTGATCAAAAAGACCAACAAAGCACAGCCAGTGCAATAAATATAGATCAAGTAGCATGACAAAAAGCAACTGAAAAAGAAGACAAAAAACCAGCCAAAAGCTGAAACACAAAAGTCAACACAAAGATGGACTCTATCAAAAAACAACCAAAATCAAACAATAAAAAAACTCAAAAAACTTCTCAAGCCAAAAACAAAACTGAAAACTCAGGCTGATGAAGTAGCTTAAAAATTATTGTAACTAGTTTTTCTTTGATATGAATTTTGATGTTGGCTTGAGCTGGATATTTTGTATATACAGTAATGTTTCCACCCGTTGAAGAAAA from Candidatus Absconditicoccus praedator includes these protein-coding regions:
- a CDS encoding S-layer homology domain-containing protein; protein product: MKKIVLFLCLLGFLNFANSEWVEITDGLTDEALNSVTGLAKDSDGNVYAGVAGVDGNGLYKFDFDNNSWEKIIGSPTYGSTQNPHIVQGTDGNDYVYSRSHILNLSDIDSGWSRPERVPDEIVEKYDPKEYSDAERLQTHFYMQTVTAGEGRFLVASRKGNQILLTYDPVSKEWEDLNFPHKKTRGRLREVDGVIFYTPRDEGLFAYQNGEWTRITNNRRVFRGEVVSQHSGMAFGWNGNADDREIYYSYTPVNATQITSDRVLKMDGYTFSEETSGTWEERDTGGRFPSHVLVDSSREEYNRGSGYAFGCRPLLDIAYCVDGRFGGYFKLENGISEMPDYTKSLPVSLGDTSLRVGDSVASGNDIFFLIRYNDEKTLKKMTFDENTHGQIATNFDTDYSSYLESKNPKGGAVLESGDILIGGNLDDQSYLFEYNSNYELQNQTSLTGELVYMQGSINNKYTGILTTQKLYLYEDGNKAWAFDVSDKNILVNDYGNDKQQKNRISVGDDGKIALLYDKNIAVFEDEEIIYEEYFGKTYANDIAINSDKNHIYVTGYQQFNNLQVAVIFAYEIGKEGIIWDTWNFNRDELSATENMADTRGYRIQVGQNGDLYFAGESAGGNTIFRWNGKDLTTGTLNGGDMYNASWGISGAAHLGYLGRIDTNNGEVKQGQIIVPRLSNGNGNTFRSKYGEINIDNDGNVVFMATSACCGPNRDFLLINGERLGEYIGADNILYVTDETLNERILWTSLSANNYGEEQGKSVSRGVLVGDDVFYVLNEVEDGEVFTTNNANISSRNKEGQSQIVQVQLGESTRVFDFDGEDIKEEHKSIAINNISTTELIKYDDSEINVDIDLENVSNNDVLEIHLKSSVDDDQVFADKILSLDSLESNISASLELSGVGSYDLDNMILDVSVYDDYKGGYSDIETLNIDFQAKEKTTEIIESSYNFKGWDNGGVNRDDFNVIEADPSNYTDKVSDLEPGDWLELTPGNYTNNLRITNMHGTKENPIVISGPQDGTATFVRKSGSNTIQISGSSYVVLKDFDMNGGGSGRRGDAIQPRNSASHHIVLEGLHIYNYSNRIALNTNNVALWDWILRDNIIENKSTGIYIGDASGNGEAFVGGLIEGNVFKDTTGYNMQIKHQNYRDDVDGMPQDTRQTIIRNNTFKDAGDGRFRPNLLLGHFPSSGAGSDDMYLVYNNLFYNNHAGHRNVQTDSTVAFYNNIFANNNGGGIFVTDHNNNPKDIYIFRNTFNTDSTAVQIRGVNTDYEQIVKGNAVFANSPFSLHSNVEESDNFTRDYNEVSNYIDNTNYEPINDELKKGSINYGIELEDFDIDYNQNPRYVATYGAVSFEGEAVEPETYEVTFNISPEEVEYNLKVDGDDNFDLENVEAGSYEFEIKAEGYETYTGEFEIVDSDKTVDIGLEKERKEFWTNTGSVVFSGGLATGEKEDLGRIGVRTKLDESSKKSNNYLNIDGAIKPEGDWDGVIKPPQNASGVNKDEIEYGESKLGDRVKAVKKLGANTGVSLKSDTENGFEISFEVEDGEVGKTYDIIRSTDAKYWSKIDAECELKEGKVCRFFTNQLSYFAVVDSLEYELEIFVKDDQGDDLDAKIQIGSTTKTGSNVIFDLDEGSYDIKLTKDGYDTKEKTVELDGDKEIQISLDKKQEDSGGSGGGSGSSGGGGGGGGFVAPPEDDKKEKDEIDDEEDDDLSDQDYQSVEEDDKKQYESADDIYEEISNIQAHSSILEKQINLSSMKIKMPQYDSEATQQAINNINKQIVDKLKSRRVSGFDLAEFVSYYNNFLAVFKIYQESGETKPREKALNYMNNFVQIINSYNDIKAWDVYDDAEFENSIGFLNAYGVTSFNNIYEYRPDFYLTREEAAHFVSNFAERIVGLEKSDNHCEFEDIDGADETLVDSIQSICRMSIMRGTNGRFYPSSYMTRAEFFAVLIRAISGESIEESGMVWWENYFDYAQKIGITKEEDLLAQNRPISRYQAALIMYRIWMQMK